A portion of the Cellulophaga algicola DSM 14237 genome contains these proteins:
- a CDS encoding M48 family metallopeptidase produces MSYISQTLSDLEKEHNAAIHTAQEKMLTELNDAQASGNFEKIQEASLVFQNITTELAEEYIKRIEEINAMNHKVVADQEPQIYTTNRADINLNLLVYDGDRDYVIEFQKDDLIQDTLKKVTENNGKFKSRKHLLKSSLRLTKTLAPTLHEIGAHCKKTLKLKADIEFFVYQSDIFNASCYPPDDNKLYIILSSGIIERFSKEELTFVVGHEIGHVLFEHFDYPVRQILEQGENDLAPIHAMKLYAWNRNAEISADRAGLLCCQNFEAVGRTFFKLSSGVTTDSLDFKLNDYIEQFVDLEKVLNDTDHDPSDWYSSHPFSPLRIKALELFNKSETYAKFNETITGEITEEAMEVEIKRIMSLMEPENLESNSEHSEKLQRLMFLGGYLISNADGIVDDSEIQALSSIVSPKIFANCMMTIKGLTEQEMISEVQQLAKDLDIVLSVMQKLNILRDLSIISYADGHIDDSEVNVLYNLARLLYINTDFIDRVISDAQGV; encoded by the coding sequence ATGTCATATATATCACAAACACTTTCCGATTTAGAAAAAGAACATAACGCTGCCATACATACAGCTCAAGAAAAAATGTTAACAGAATTAAATGATGCTCAAGCATCAGGTAATTTTGAAAAAATACAAGAAGCAAGTCTTGTATTTCAAAACATAACCACAGAATTAGCAGAAGAATATATCAAACGTATAGAAGAAATTAATGCTATGAACCATAAAGTCGTAGCAGACCAGGAGCCTCAAATTTATACGACCAATAGAGCAGATATAAATTTAAACCTTTTAGTTTATGATGGGGATAGAGATTACGTTATTGAGTTTCAAAAAGATGATTTAATACAAGACACCTTAAAAAAGGTAACCGAAAACAACGGCAAATTTAAATCTAGAAAGCATTTATTAAAGTCTAGTTTAAGACTAACAAAAACATTAGCTCCAACGCTTCATGAAATTGGAGCGCATTGTAAAAAAACATTGAAGCTTAAAGCAGATATTGAATTTTTTGTATACCAAAGTGATATCTTTAATGCTTCTTGCTACCCTCCAGACGATAATAAATTATATATTATTTTGTCTTCTGGCATTATAGAGCGTTTCTCTAAAGAAGAATTAACTTTTGTGGTTGGTCATGAAATAGGACACGTTCTGTTTGAGCATTTTGATTATCCTGTACGACAAATTTTGGAGCAAGGAGAAAATGATCTAGCACCTATCCATGCCATGAAATTATACGCTTGGAACAGAAATGCTGAAATAAGTGCTGATAGAGCTGGTTTACTTTGTTGTCAAAATTTTGAAGCTGTTGGCCGTACCTTTTTTAAATTATCATCAGGAGTAACTACGGATTCTTTAGATTTTAAATTGAATGATTACATTGAACAATTTGTTGATTTAGAAAAAGTTTTAAACGATACAGATCATGATCCTTCTGACTGGTATAGCAGCCACCCTTTTAGTCCTTTAAGAATTAAGGCCTTAGAGCTTTTTAATAAAAGTGAAACCTATGCTAAATTTAATGAAACCATTACAGGTGAAATTACTGAGGAAGCGATGGAGGTCGAAATTAAACGTATTATGTCTTTAATGGAACCTGAAAATTTAGAAAGTAATAGTGAACATTCAGAAAAATTACAGCGTTTAATGTTCTTAGGTGGTTATTTAATTTCTAATGCAGATGGTATTGTAGACGACTCTGAAATACAAGCCCTAAGTAGTATTGTTTCTCCTAAAATTTTTGCTAATTGCATGATGACTATTAAAGGACTTACAGAACAAGAAATGATTAGCGAGGTACAACAGCTTGCAAAAGATTTGGATATTGTTTTATCTGTAATGCAAAAATTGAATATTCTAAGAGACTTATCTATTATATCATATGCAGATGGACATATAGATGATAGTGAAGTTAATGTCTTATATAATTTAGCGCGACTTTTATATATTAATACCGATTTTATAGATCGTGTTATTAGTGATGCACAAGGCGTCTAG
- a CDS encoding DUF6882 domain-containing protein, which translates to MGLKERRIIQAFQNDLFPALETEINTVAGYTIPLSISWNTLIEDRFSHLYNDTYPKIYFLPLIDAFKSICVDNMGIELLKSGLKNVVIINENNEHNLERAITFEDGVLKIDHSPIINADKVADRTARIISLLEEKLEDVAEKTTEARTQTPTASSESANKPKEEQQVPKVELQELYNQSFVISNEKQEIFSEMVADLGWSCDMLEGKLTFGEDKVFDIQILGTYAENEKSWLWAWANNQSGIPEKFLQTALGIKAIGEAYQIEELITPKKELDADPGAYFSTIASAMLKESCYVPLSFKGLTVYVTVSSKEADSKAKTAPALICAHFSKVAANYKFPHKYSLYFYLKAKGYDVEFTGNNIIAKKDADQILGIFDLKGRLMKISNSKITVQA; encoded by the coding sequence ATGGGCTTAAAAGAAAGAAGAATAATTCAAGCATTTCAAAATGATTTATTTCCAGCCTTAGAAACAGAGATTAATACTGTTGCAGGCTACACAATTCCCTTAAGTATTTCTTGGAATACGCTAATAGAAGATCGTTTTTCTCATTTGTATAATGATACCTATCCAAAAATATATTTTCTACCATTAATAGACGCTTTTAAATCCATTTGTGTAGATAATATGGGTATCGAACTTTTAAAATCTGGATTAAAAAACGTAGTTATCATAAATGAAAACAATGAACATAATCTAGAACGTGCGATTACATTTGAAGACGGGGTTTTAAAAATTGATCATAGTCCAATTATAAATGCAGATAAAGTAGCAGATAGAACTGCACGTATCATTTCTCTATTAGAAGAAAAATTAGAGGATGTTGCTGAAAAAACAACGGAAGCAAGAACACAAACCCCCACTGCTAGTTCTGAATCAGCGAATAAACCAAAAGAAGAGCAACAGGTTCCTAAAGTAGAACTACAAGAGTTATACAATCAATCGTTTGTAATTTCCAATGAAAAGCAAGAAATTTTTAGCGAAATGGTAGCAGACTTAGGCTGGAGTTGTGATATGCTTGAAGGTAAGTTAACCTTCGGAGAAGATAAGGTTTTTGACATACAGATTCTTGGAACTTATGCTGAGAATGAAAAAAGTTGGTTATGGGCTTGGGCTAATAACCAAAGTGGTATTCCTGAAAAGTTTTTACAAACTGCTTTAGGAATAAAAGCTATAGGAGAAGCGTATCAAATAGAAGAATTAATAACTCCAAAGAAAGAATTAGATGCTGATCCAGGAGCTTACTTTTCTACCATTGCTTCTGCCATGTTAAAAGAGAGTTGCTATGTACCTTTGTCCTTTAAAGGGCTAACCGTCTATGTTACGGTCTCTTCAAAAGAAGCCGATAGTAAGGCTAAAACAGCACCAGCTCTAATTTGTGCTCATTTTTCTAAGGTTGCTGCAAACTACAAATTCCCTCATAAATACAGTTTATATTTTTATCTAAAAGCTAAAGGGTATGACGTAGAGTTTACCGGTAACAATATCATCGCTAAAAAAGACGCTGATCAAATTCTAGGAATCTTTGATTTAAAAGGGAGATTAATGAAAATTTCTAATTCAAAAATAACAGTTCAAGCTTAA
- a CDS encoding LytR/AlgR family response regulator transcription factor, translating to MIKAVIIEDEFNALNTLDKLIKYTQKDIEVIAKIDNVADAILFLKEQTPDLVFLDIELIGGNAFQILEALDSIAFKIIFTTAYDEFAIKAIKFDTIDYLLKPIDSEELTQCINRFRVAFKKEQVYKNAIDKVSEINEKEIQKTLLIKTADAQYFLQIKDIVRCQSDGAYTIFHTADKKIMSARNLKYYENILSEHTFVRVHQSHLVNIKYIKTITTNNIVCLTNDEKIPVATRKKSYLKQLLDSL from the coding sequence ATGATCAAAGCAGTTATAATAGAAGATGAATTTAATGCCTTAAATACATTAGACAAACTTATTAAATACACTCAAAAAGATATTGAGGTGATTGCAAAAATAGATAATGTTGCAGACGCCATACTATTTTTAAAAGAACAAACGCCAGATCTGGTCTTTTTAGATATTGAACTTATTGGCGGGAATGCTTTTCAAATTTTAGAAGCCTTAGATAGTATTGCCTTTAAAATAATTTTCACAACAGCCTATGATGAATTTGCGATAAAAGCTATAAAATTTGATACTATAGACTACTTGCTAAAACCTATAGATTCCGAAGAATTAACACAATGTATCAATCGGTTTAGAGTTGCTTTTAAAAAAGAACAGGTTTATAAAAATGCGATAGATAAGGTTTCTGAAATTAATGAAAAGGAAATCCAGAAAACACTATTAATTAAAACTGCAGATGCGCAATATTTCCTTCAAATAAAAGATATTGTACGCTGCCAGTCAGACGGAGCCTATACTATTTTTCATACCGCAGATAAAAAAATAATGAGTGCCCGAAATTTAAAATATTATGAAAATATTTTAAGTGAACACACTTTTGTACGCGTACACCAATCGCATTTAGTAAACATAAAATATATAAAAACGATTACTACTAATAATATCGTTTGTTTAACAAATGATGAAAAAATACCAGTTGCTACACGTAAAAAATCGTATTTAAAACAGCTTTTAGACTCGCTTTAA
- a CDS encoding histidine kinase, with protein sequence MILKIKGLWQLSFAISFLMLFFACSKQDTIHPSIEKKLLAIEQISQTQPTQSIITLDSLLQNSNNLNTLERAMVLFNKGEVLYLNDKYQEAFNTHLKCNKLFIELKDNYNESRSLITLSGASLHMGDIETSQVYALKALKLGLLIKDERIEGKAYNQLFKLHFKLKDYDKALSYIKAIDSLYSKGTDTFSIISIKGNKASVYLKLKEYNKALASFSEAMALSQSKKDPKTLVSILNNIGYTYIEAGIYPNAEKFLRGAITLNKNIKSINAAPYKGLGNLFLLKIENDSAEVNYKKALAIYTSNNDIKEEIEVRDKLLSISIMNGDYTKALNHQKIRDSLQLSINSLEKNRLLNFANVNYEIKQKESEISHQKEINSRNQWLLVNTVLLFILLFIATAFYIYNTKLRATNKASQLEQRLLRVQMNPHFIFNTLAAIQNITLEGNAIKSSNYIAKFSKLIRQNFDYVRKEAISLDKEIAMISNYIETQQLRFNYSFSYNIEIEDTIDTSKIKVPPMLVQPFIENGIEYGLKEKKEGGVLLLKVAKEENGLSFIISDNGLGRSTKAKKEKITEELHATTIFLERLKMRKKGEEKTFIIEDLFDESNKPIGTKVFFKLKLE encoded by the coding sequence ATGATTTTAAAAATCAAAGGCCTATGGCAATTAAGTTTTGCCATTTCTTTTTTAATGTTATTTTTTGCCTGTTCTAAGCAAGATACAATACACCCAAGCATAGAAAAAAAGTTGTTAGCTATAGAGCAGATAAGCCAAACACAACCAACACAATCCATTATCACCTTAGATAGTTTATTACAAAACAGTAATAATTTAAACACTTTGGAGCGGGCAATGGTATTGTTTAATAAAGGCGAAGTCTTATATCTAAATGATAAATATCAAGAAGCATTTAATACGCATTTAAAATGCAATAAACTATTTATTGAATTAAAGGATAACTACAATGAAAGTAGAAGTTTAATTACCCTAAGCGGAGCGTCTTTGCACATGGGAGATATAGAAACATCTCAAGTTTATGCGCTAAAAGCTTTGAAATTAGGGCTATTGATAAAAGATGAGCGCATAGAAGGAAAAGCCTATAATCAATTATTCAAATTGCATTTTAAGCTAAAAGACTATGACAAGGCTTTATCCTATATAAAAGCAATAGACAGTTTATATTCTAAAGGAACAGATACTTTCTCAATTATCTCAATAAAAGGAAATAAGGCCAGCGTTTATTTAAAATTAAAAGAATACAACAAAGCTTTAGCTAGTTTCTCTGAAGCAATGGCTTTAAGTCAGTCTAAAAAAGACCCAAAAACACTAGTCAGCATTCTCAATAATATAGGGTATACTTATATAGAAGCAGGTATATACCCAAATGCAGAAAAATTTTTAAGAGGGGCTATTACTTTAAATAAAAATATAAAATCGATTAATGCAGCGCCTTATAAAGGTTTAGGGAATCTCTTTTTATTAAAAATTGAAAACGACTCTGCAGAAGTTAACTATAAGAAAGCCTTAGCCATTTATACGTCTAATAATGATATAAAAGAAGAAATAGAAGTAAGAGATAAGTTGCTTTCTATTTCTATTATGAACGGAGATTATACAAAAGCTTTAAACCACCAAAAGATTAGAGACAGCTTACAGCTTAGTATAAATAGTTTGGAAAAAAATAGACTTTTAAATTTTGCTAATGTCAATTATGAAATTAAACAAAAGGAATCTGAAATCAGCCATCAGAAAGAAATAAACAGCAGAAACCAGTGGCTCTTAGTAAATACTGTTTTGTTATTTATACTTTTATTTATAGCTACCGCGTTCTATATCTATAACACCAAATTACGCGCCACCAATAAAGCTTCACAATTAGAACAACGTTTATTGCGTGTACAAATGAATCCTCATTTTATTTTTAACACATTGGCCGCTATTCAAAATATAACATTAGAGGGCAATGCTATAAAATCATCAAATTATATTGCTAAATTTTCTAAATTAATTCGCCAAAATTTTGACTATGTACGAAAAGAAGCAATTTCACTTGACAAAGAGATTGCCATGATTTCTAATTATATAGAAACACAACAATTACGGTTTAATTATTCTTTTAGCTATAACATAGAAATTGAAGACACTATAGATACCTCTAAAATAAAAGTGCCTCCAATGTTGGTACAACCTTTTATTGAAAATGGCATAGAATACGGGTTAAAAGAGAAAAAAGAAGGCGGAGTACTGCTACTTAAAGTAGCAAAAGAAGAAAACGGATTGTCATTTATAATCTCGGACAATGGTTTAGGAAGATCTACAAAAGCAAAGAAAGAAAAAATAACAGAAGAGTTACATGCAACAACTATCTTTTTAGAGCGTTTGAAAATGAGAAAAAAGGGCGAAGAAAAAACTTTTATTATCGAAGATTTATTTGATGAGAGTAATAAGCCCATAGGTACAAAAGTATTTTTTAAATTAAAACTTGAATGA
- a CDS encoding TetR/AcrR family transcriptional regulator, which produces MSNMTKDEFVKNQIIEASKEVFKQYGYKNAKMEHIAKASGKGRSTLYYYYKNKDDVFRAFVNDFYQAMFDSFSSKLTRKNTVEENFSIYTEERINHLKAGMEAYNNLLSDLKQDVDFISHLLINFREKEIKLIENCLKWAIEKKEITPIAEENFSFLALAIVTTTSSIEKEIYLYETIKGDVSTRIKWINQLIIKSLKSN; this is translated from the coding sequence ATGTCGAACATGACCAAAGATGAATTTGTGAAAAATCAAATTATAGAAGCATCTAAAGAAGTCTTTAAGCAGTATGGGTATAAAAATGCCAAAATGGAACATATAGCCAAAGCATCAGGAAAGGGGAGGAGTACCTTATATTATTATTACAAAAATAAAGATGATGTATTTCGGGCTTTTGTAAATGATTTCTATCAGGCTATGTTTGATAGTTTTAGTTCAAAATTAACTAGAAAAAATACTGTTGAAGAAAACTTTTCAATTTATACGGAAGAACGCATAAATCATTTGAAAGCAGGAATGGAGGCTTATAATAATTTATTGTCAGATTTAAAACAAGATGTAGATTTCATCTCTCACCTTTTAATTAATTTTAGAGAGAAAGAGATTAAACTAATAGAAAACTGCTTAAAATGGGCTATAGAGAAAAAAGAAATAACACCAATAGCGGAAGAAAATTTTAGCTTTCTAGCCTTGGCGATTGTAACAACAACGAGCAGTATAGAAAAAGAAATTTATTTGTATGAGACCATCAAAGGCGATGTTTCAACAAGAATAAAGTGGATCAACCAATTAATTATAAAGTCATTAAAAAGTAACTAA
- a CDS encoding efflux RND transporter periplasmic adaptor subunit: MSNKQLLLSILLGFLMVSCGEEVSTKKINPVGVATITIGGENVGAGTTNSYPGIIKSSKTTNLSFQVAGAITSLRVDLGDYVKKGTIIASIDPSTYKEQYEASKAQANLAKENYTRINNVFEKGSIAEIRMIEARSSYKQAQAAANAAQQNLNKTTISAPFDGYVGKKLTESGAVASPGMPVIELIAILKVHAIVSLSDQEINTYKTGSSALVYIAALNKTFPGKLTEIAVQSGNQNPVYEAKITIDNTANLLKPGMTCTTTIEGATANSDSDSNTILIKLPVDVVSITDEGDNFVFIVDEQNNTAQRKIVEIGKLYNDGIAITKGLRKGDKVITSGYHKLTNNTPINILSN; the protein is encoded by the coding sequence ATGTCAAATAAACAACTTTTATTATCAATCTTATTAGGGTTTTTAATGGTCTCTTGTGGAGAAGAAGTAAGCACAAAAAAAATAAATCCGGTAGGGGTAGCAACGATTACCATTGGTGGAGAGAATGTAGGTGCGGGTACTACAAATAGCTATCCAGGAATTATAAAATCATCTAAAACAACAAACCTTAGCTTTCAAGTTGCTGGTGCTATTACATCTTTACGTGTAGATCTTGGAGATTATGTAAAAAAAGGAACAATAATAGCCTCAATAGACCCATCCACCTATAAAGAACAATATGAAGCGAGTAAAGCTCAGGCAAATCTTGCCAAAGAGAATTATACGCGTATAAATAATGTGTTTGAGAAAGGAAGTATTGCAGAAATACGAATGATTGAAGCTAGATCTAGCTACAAACAAGCACAAGCGGCAGCGAATGCAGCCCAACAAAACTTAAATAAAACAACCATTAGTGCCCCTTTTGATGGGTATGTTGGTAAAAAATTAACGGAATCGGGAGCTGTTGCTTCTCCAGGAATGCCAGTAATAGAACTTATCGCTATTTTAAAAGTACACGCTATAGTTTCATTATCTGATCAAGAAATAAATACCTATAAAACGGGGAGTAGTGCACTAGTGTATATAGCAGCATTAAATAAAACGTTTCCTGGGAAACTAACAGAAATTGCAGTACAGTCCGGGAATCAAAATCCTGTTTATGAAGCTAAAATAACTATCGATAATACTGCAAATCTATTAAAGCCAGGAATGACTTGTACCACAACTATAGAAGGGGCTACTGCTAATTCTGATTCAGACTCCAATACTATTTTAATAAAACTTCCTGTTGATGTGGTCTCTATTACAGATGAAGGAGACAATTTTGTTTTTATTGTTGATGAGCAAAACAATACTGCACAACGTAAAATAGTTGAAATAGGTAAACTTTATAATGATGGTATCGCCATAACGAAAGGATTACGTAAGGGCGATAAAGTGATTACATCTGGCTATCATAAACTTACCAATAATACCCCTATAAATATTTTAAGCAATTAA
- a CDS encoding efflux RND transporter permease subunit — translation MKEKKSLIAWGMKNKAFPIALAVTFFIIGLLGLTNMSRNEFPDFTMRTGLVVGFYPGASAEEVEAQLTSKLEEYLFSYNEVDKIKTYSYSQNGMSYVYLEVSNKVSKDETQQFWNKLKNNLFIFQQTSLPSGVKGVVVNSDFGNTAAMILAVESKTRPYKDLQLHVEEIIDNLRQIDRMAKVSYSGGLKEQIAVYADPNRLAQFGISPAMLMQSLKTEGSIKPAGTLEGDRIDYPIHINASLTNIAAVAQHIIKSDENGSVVRISDVAKVKREYEDPDAYVQTNGSKGIIITLEMTKGNNIVHFGEEIKEHLAQLEQNLPDDISIRTIADQPEAVDHSISHFMKEFGYALLGVILVSMLLLPFRVASLAAATIPITIAATLAVMYIFGMELNTVTLAALIVVLGIVVDDPIVVIDNYIEKLDEGKTRWEAAYESATELFPSVFTATLAISATFFPLMFFMSGTAKDFLSTFPFTISIALFLSLTISILLVPHMNTVFIKKGLHSDKKEGEEHKKSMLDYIQSFFNKSVEKAMEHYKITVLAGVLSIVLGVMIFSNVSEELFPIVERNQFAVEVNLSKGSNLEETAKIVNAFEKVLAKDERIVNYTSFIGESSPRFHMVYAPNLPAKNYAQILVTTTSNDDTEAVLKEYDTKYAQMFPNAYLRMKQLNMVGKPAAIEIKLYGNNISEIKKYGDSIINLSRETPQTIWSRTDYGEMYSKVGIAIKEDQATQAGITKDDIANTIAMHMEGLQAAQIYEGNYAVNIKVKSENNTATTISDLQQLSVIVPRTGKTIPLTQVATIKPEWEQQQIVRQNGMRCLTVRVDIEKGAVANVVLSKIMPKIETLHIPSTIKVAYGGEQELSEENLLPMGISLMVSVVLIILILIWHFKSYKHAFLSFITMPLSILGAAIGLLLMQYPFGFTSFLGILALCGIVVRNGIILIDYADELYNHHGKTIKQAAILSAQRRMRPIFLTSAAAAVGVTPMIISRSSLWGPLGTVIAFGLLVSMVLTLFVLPILYWLFFRADEVQKEIKE, via the coding sequence ATGAAAGAAAAAAAATCACTTATAGCTTGGGGAATGAAAAATAAAGCATTCCCCATAGCTTTAGCAGTTACATTTTTCATTATTGGCTTATTGGGGCTTACTAATATGTCTAGAAATGAGTTTCCTGATTTTACTATGAGAACAGGTCTTGTGGTAGGTTTTTATCCTGGAGCGAGTGCAGAAGAGGTAGAAGCACAACTTACCTCAAAGCTGGAGGAATATTTATTTAGTTATAATGAAGTAGATAAGATAAAAACGTATTCCTATTCTCAAAACGGAATGAGTTATGTGTACTTAGAAGTTTCTAATAAAGTGAGTAAAGATGAAACCCAGCAATTTTGGAATAAACTAAAAAACAATCTTTTTATATTTCAACAAACATCTTTGCCTTCTGGGGTAAAAGGCGTTGTGGTTAATAGTGATTTTGGGAATACAGCTGCAATGATTTTGGCGGTAGAGTCTAAAACTAGGCCTTATAAAGATTTACAATTACATGTAGAAGAAATTATAGATAATCTAAGGCAAATAGACCGTATGGCTAAGGTGAGCTATTCAGGTGGACTTAAAGAACAGATTGCAGTATATGCAGATCCAAATAGATTAGCTCAATTTGGGATTAGTCCTGCGATGCTTATGCAGAGCCTAAAGACAGAAGGTAGTATAAAACCAGCAGGAACTTTAGAAGGCGATAGGATTGATTATCCAATACATATCAATGCATCTTTGACTAATATAGCAGCTGTAGCCCAACATATTATTAAATCAGATGAGAATGGTAGCGTTGTAAGGATAAGTGATGTGGCAAAGGTAAAACGTGAATACGAAGATCCAGATGCTTACGTACAAACCAATGGCTCCAAAGGAATCATTATTACCTTAGAGATGACGAAAGGAAATAATATTGTTCATTTTGGGGAAGAGATTAAAGAACACTTAGCTCAGTTAGAGCAAAATTTACCAGACGATATTAGCATTAGAACTATTGCAGATCAACCAGAAGCTGTAGACCATTCTATTAGTCATTTTATGAAAGAGTTTGGTTATGCCTTGTTAGGTGTTATTTTGGTAAGTATGTTATTGTTGCCCTTTCGCGTAGCATCTTTAGCCGCAGCGACTATCCCTATTACAATTGCAGCGACTTTGGCAGTCATGTACATTTTTGGAATGGAGCTAAATACCGTTACACTAGCCGCATTAATTGTAGTGTTAGGTATCGTGGTAGATGACCCTATTGTAGTCATTGATAATTATATAGAAAAATTAGACGAAGGTAAAACAAGATGGGAAGCGGCTTATGAAAGTGCAACGGAGTTATTTCCATCAGTATTTACGGCAACATTAGCCATTTCGGCAACATTTTTTCCTCTGATGTTTTTTATGAGCGGAACGGCGAAAGATTTCTTAAGTACGTTTCCGTTTACTATTTCTATAGCACTATTCTTATCCTTAACAATATCTATTTTACTTGTACCACATATGAATACGGTATTTATTAAGAAAGGATTGCATTCTGATAAAAAAGAAGGAGAGGAGCATAAAAAATCTATGTTAGATTACATTCAATCGTTTTTTAATAAGAGTGTTGAAAAGGCGATGGAGCATTATAAAATTACTGTTTTAGCAGGGGTTTTATCTATTGTGTTAGGAGTCATGATTTTCTCCAATGTAAGTGAAGAATTATTCCCTATCGTAGAACGAAATCAATTTGCAGTAGAAGTCAATTTAAGTAAAGGCAGTAATTTAGAAGAGACCGCGAAAATTGTTAATGCGTTTGAAAAAGTTTTAGCTAAAGATGAGCGTATTGTAAACTATACCAGCTTTATTGGTGAAAGTTCGCCAAGATTTCACATGGTTTATGCCCCAAATTTACCCGCTAAAAATTATGCCCAAATATTGGTTACCACAACATCTAACGATGATACAGAAGCCGTTCTTAAAGAGTATGATACAAAGTATGCTCAAATGTTTCCCAATGCCTATTTAAGAATGAAACAGCTTAACATGGTAGGGAAGCCTGCGGCTATTGAAATTAAACTTTACGGGAATAATATTTCGGAAATAAAAAAATATGGAGATTCTATCATCAACCTATCAAGAGAAACCCCACAAACAATTTGGTCTAGAACAGATTATGGAGAAATGTATAGTAAGGTCGGTATTGCTATTAAAGAAGATCAAGCAACACAAGCCGGAATAACTAAGGATGATATTGCTAATACTATTGCAATGCATATGGAAGGCTTACAGGCAGCCCAAATTTACGAGGGTAATTATGCGGTAAATATTAAAGTAAAATCTGAAAATAATACCGCTACAACCATTTCAGATTTACAGCAACTTTCTGTAATTGTACCAAGAACGGGTAAAACAATACCGCTGACTCAAGTTGCTACGATTAAACCAGAATGGGAACAACAGCAAATTGTAAGACAAAATGGTATGCGTTGTTTAACCGTTAGAGTAGATATTGAAAAAGGTGCTGTTGCAAATGTAGTTCTAAGTAAAATTATGCCTAAAATAGAGACGCTACATATACCTAGTACTATTAAAGTTGCCTATGGTGGTGAACAAGAATTGTCAGAGGAAAACTTACTTCCTATGGGGATTTCTCTAATGGTTAGTGTGGTACTAATTATTTTAATTCTTATTTGGCACTTTAAATCTTATAAACATGCTTTTTTAAGTTTTATTACCATGCCACTAAGTATACTAGGTGCTGCAATTGGGTTGTTGTTAATGCAATATCCATTCGGATTCACATCATTTTTAGGAATATTAGCACTATGTGGTATTGTTGTGCGGAACGGTATTATCCTTATTGACTATGCTGATGAGTTGTATAACCACCATGGAAAAACAATAAAACAAGCAGCAATACTTTCTGCACAACGCAGAATGAGACCTATATTTTTAACCTCGGCAGCTGCGGCTGTAGGTGTAACGCCGATGATTATTAGTAGATCTAGTTTATGGGGGCCTTTAGGTACTGTTATTGCATTCGGACTTTTAGTCTCTATGGTATTAACGCTGTTTGTTCTTCCAATACTTTATTGGTTGTTCTTTAGAGCAGATGAAGTGCAAAAAGAAATAAAAGAATAA